A section of the Paenibacillus aurantius genome encodes:
- a CDS encoding alpha-mannosidase, with amino-acid sequence METAAQWSLSEAAASIDRLREALQGKKEQLAALSTLKTWHYTNEIIPVEECPARHQGWEEARIRFAWPPQESDKTFYRQIRIPGNHLGLDLAGAEAELELCLLIGSQVYLNGELVYGVDYWADTKVVPIPLTKEVQGNESYDVVIHCRKGDGFGYFHDADLRISAVEDWFFTLDTFSEELRFVLFLLENGVVQETELTRSLQEALGGFSSAALEENRWEELAESIGTVREKLRGFEPFAKRYKIYMVGHAHIDMNWLWPWKETEDLIRRDFESVNSIMEEFPEVCFSHSQAATYRAMQEKQPGLWSRIKARIEQGRWDVTAATWVEGDLNMAGYETMIRQFLEGISYCRDELGVSPEICWEPDTFGHPATMPMLLARAGLKYYYFCRAGRGVPLFWWEGEDGSRVLAFNDPRHYNGRIYASDMVPGTIEMARDYGLSCNMYVYGIGDHGGGVTKQDVRRGLRLNESRLLPQFVFSGSTAFYREVEQSGVRLPVIRGELNPAFEGCYTSHGDIKKANRETEHALVQAESLAVLADLYRLASGQREGTASGQQGGEAGQALQALREPWRTQCFHQFHDIVCGCAIRLTYEEAVPASRLAGLEAEKQADQAMETIVKAFPAAVSTNGDGGTSSSSEVLAVFNSLSWARTDIVTLPLSRFPQVEAWETGDELIDSAGNRTPLQKLSDGSAVFLAGSIPAYGFASYRYAKAADQGLSTVAGMSVPAGGGQEVLENSRYRLAVHKGSGTVTSLYDKMLQREMTRASGFNLFEVHEEAPHGMSAWTIGPITRIHRLLREAEVRPGENGPVFQSVWVVHRHQASEIRQEIRLYAGIERIDFLTNIRWEEQGTAETDAPMLKVTFATDLKAPEAVFDIPFGTIRRETNGQEVPATHWFGVSETGTPEGAGLAVLNNGKYGCSVQGSTLSLTLVRSSYEPDNFPDRGDHEFAYAVYPHASDWKASQADRRAWEFNQPMTVCTTESGGAPAPEPFGAIRLEELGAAGWQPSRGLLATALKPAYTSSGASEDVILRILEPHGRPVRARIVFSFPVSFVEEVNLVEDAIRRLSLDNNLLDLGTVKPADLLTLRIRPTRTG; translated from the coding sequence ATGGAAACGGCTGCGCAATGGTCCTTGTCAGAGGCCGCTGCTTCAATTGACCGCCTAAGAGAAGCGCTCCAGGGGAAAAAGGAGCAGCTTGCTGCGCTTTCTACGCTGAAAACGTGGCATTATACGAACGAAATCATTCCGGTAGAGGAGTGCCCGGCACGGCATCAAGGGTGGGAGGAGGCTCGGATCCGGTTTGCCTGGCCCCCCCAGGAAAGCGACAAGACGTTTTACCGTCAAATCCGTATCCCCGGGAATCACTTGGGTCTTGATCTGGCGGGCGCTGAGGCGGAGCTGGAGCTGTGTCTCTTAATCGGATCCCAAGTCTATCTAAACGGGGAGCTTGTGTACGGCGTGGACTATTGGGCCGACACGAAGGTCGTTCCCATTCCTCTCACGAAAGAGGTCCAAGGGAACGAAAGCTATGACGTCGTGATCCACTGCCGCAAGGGAGACGGGTTCGGTTATTTTCATGATGCCGATCTCCGGATCAGCGCCGTGGAAGATTGGTTCTTTACGCTGGACACCTTCTCCGAAGAGCTCCGCTTCGTTCTCTTTCTGCTCGAGAACGGGGTTGTCCAGGAAACGGAGCTGACCCGCTCTTTGCAGGAGGCCTTGGGGGGCTTTTCCTCAGCGGCGCTCGAAGAGAACCGGTGGGAAGAGCTAGCAGAGTCCATTGGGACGGTACGGGAGAAGCTTCGCGGCTTCGAACCTTTTGCCAAGCGGTACAAGATCTATATGGTCGGCCATGCGCACATCGACATGAACTGGCTGTGGCCGTGGAAGGAAACGGAGGATTTGATCCGCCGGGATTTCGAATCGGTCAACTCTATCATGGAGGAGTTCCCGGAGGTCTGTTTCTCCCACAGCCAAGCCGCCACTTACCGGGCGATGCAGGAGAAGCAACCCGGGTTATGGTCCCGAATCAAGGCGCGGATCGAGCAGGGGCGCTGGGATGTAACGGCCGCTACCTGGGTGGAAGGCGATCTGAACATGGCCGGATACGAGACCATGATCCGCCAGTTTCTGGAGGGGATCTCCTACTGCCGCGATGAGCTTGGGGTCTCACCGGAAATTTGCTGGGAGCCCGATACGTTCGGGCACCCGGCGACGATGCCGATGCTGCTCGCTCGGGCCGGGCTGAAGTATTATTACTTCTGCCGGGCGGGCCGGGGAGTCCCTCTCTTCTGGTGGGAAGGCGAAGACGGATCCCGCGTGCTCGCCTTCAACGATCCGCGGCATTATAACGGAAGGATCTATGCTTCCGACATGGTGCCGGGAACGATCGAGATGGCCAGGGATTACGGATTGAGCTGCAATATGTACGTGTACGGCATTGGCGACCACGGGGGCGGCGTAACCAAACAGGATGTCCGCCGGGGCTTGCGGCTGAACGAAAGCCGTCTGCTTCCCCAATTTGTCTTCTCAGGAAGTACGGCCTTCTACCGGGAGGTGGAGCAATCCGGCGTTAGGCTACCCGTCATACGGGGAGAACTGAATCCCGCCTTCGAGGGGTGCTACACGTCGCATGGAGACATCAAGAAAGCTAACCGGGAAACGGAGCATGCCCTGGTTCAAGCGGAAAGCTTGGCGGTCCTGGCCGACCTCTACCGTCTGGCCTCCGGCCAAAGGGAAGGGACGGCATCCGGCCAACAGGGAGGGGAGGCTGGGCAAGCACTGCAGGCGCTGCGGGAGCCGTGGCGGACCCAGTGCTTCCACCAATTCCACGATATCGTATGCGGCTGTGCGATCCGGCTGACTTATGAGGAGGCGGTACCGGCGTCTCGTCTTGCCGGCCTTGAGGCGGAAAAACAGGCGGATCAAGCGATGGAGACCATCGTTAAGGCATTTCCGGCCGCCGTTTCGACTAACGGCGATGGAGGAACGTCTTCTTCCTCGGAAGTCTTGGCGGTGTTTAATTCGCTTTCCTGGGCCCGGACGGATATCGTCACGCTTCCGTTAAGCCGGTTCCCGCAGGTGGAAGCGTGGGAAACCGGGGATGAACTGATCGATTCCGCCGGAAACCGGACTCCGCTGCAAAAGCTAAGCGACGGCTCCGCCGTCTTCCTGGCCGGAAGCATCCCGGCTTACGGCTTCGCCTCTTACCGTTATGCGAAGGCTGCGGATCAGGGCTTATCTACCGTGGCCGGGATGAGCGTTCCCGCAGGCGGTGGCCAAGAGGTGCTGGAGAACTCCCGTTACCGTCTCGCCGTGCACAAGGGATCCGGTACAGTCACGAGTCTCTATGACAAAATGCTGCAACGGGAGATGACGAGGGCGTCCGGCTTTAATCTGTTCGAGGTCCACGAGGAAGCCCCGCACGGAATGTCCGCCTGGACGATTGGTCCCATCACGCGGATTCACCGGCTTCTCCGAGAGGCCGAGGTTCGGCCGGGAGAGAACGGGCCCGTCTTCCAATCGGTATGGGTTGTGCACCGTCATCAAGCCTCCGAAATCCGCCAGGAAATTCGTCTGTACGCGGGGATTGAACGGATCGATTTCTTGACAAATATTCGCTGGGAGGAACAAGGGACGGCCGAAACCGACGCCCCTATGCTGAAGGTGACGTTCGCGACGGATCTGAAAGCCCCGGAGGCCGTGTTTGATATTCCGTTCGGAACCATCCGCCGCGAAACCAACGGACAGGAGGTTCCCGCTACCCACTGGTTCGGCGTTTCGGAAACGGGTACCCCGGAGGGCGCCGGCCTCGCCGTCCTTAACAACGGGAAATACGGCTGCTCCGTGCAGGGATCGACCCTATCCCTTACGCTGGTTAGAAGCTCGTATGAACCGGATAACTTTCCCGACCGGGGCGACCATGAATTCGCCTATGCGGTCTATCCCCATGCCTCGGACTGGAAGGCCAGTCAAGCCGACCGGAGAGCGTGGGAATTCAACCAGCCCATGACGGTATGTACGACGGAAAGCGGAGGTGCTCCGGCTCCGGAGCCGTTTGGCGCCATTCGTTTGGAGGAGCTTGGCGCAGCCGGCTGGCAGCCGTCGCGGGGGCTTCTTGCCACGGCACTCAAGCCGGCTTACACCAGCAGCGGCGCTTCGGAGGACGTCATCTTACGAATTCTGGAGCCGCATGGCCGGCCGGTGAGGGCCCGGATCGTTTTCTCCTTTCCGGTCTCCTTCGTAGAGGAAGTGAATCTGGTGGAGGATGCCATCAGACGGCTGTCTCTCGATAACAACCTTCTTGATCTGGGTACGGTTAAGCCGGCTGACCTTCTCACTCTTCGCATTCGGCCGACACGGACCGGGTGA